The Oncorhynchus mykiss isolate Arlee unplaced genomic scaffold, USDA_OmykA_1.1 un_scaffold_219, whole genome shotgun sequence genome contains a region encoding:
- the LOC118948153 gene encoding somatostatin receptor type 5-like — protein sequence MEPVDRTGWTLLSGDPNTSTPNLGYHYSYPDSGPATPSFPSPSLFPSSPSNVSSQSVPFQGSSTLMTAVISLSVFVVGLIGNTLAIYVVLRYAKMKTVTNIYILNLAVADELYILGLPFLTTQNVLSYWPFGSFLCRMLMTADSMSQFTSIFCLTVMSIDRYLAVVHPIRSTKWRRPRVAKVVSAAVWALSLVVVLPVVVFSGVQDTFNSCNISWPEPQDVWSTVFILYTATLGFFGPLLVICLCYLLIVVKVKSSGVRAGFTKRRRSERKVTRMVVIIVVVFVLCWLPFFIINIINLIIIIPESSVTAGVYFFSVILSYVNSCANPLLYGFLSDNFRQSFRKVLCVRKANGVEDGDPSAPRMEKTRETTRDDSFLSPRNHDGHSGHTPQNSQAVQLEPCGSPGEKTRPSGPTVICQSSL from the exons ATGGAGCCTGTGGACAGGACAGGCTGGACACTGCTCTCTGGTGACCCCAACACCTCCACTCCCAACCTGGGCTATCACTACTCCTACCCTGATTCTGGTCCTGCAACCCCGTCCTTCCCCTCCCCATCCTTGTTCCCCAGTTCCCCCTCCAACGTGTCCAGTCAGAGCGTACCGTTCCAGGGCAGCAGTACCCTGATGACTGCGGTCATCTCCCTGAGTGTGTTCGTGGTCGGCCTGATCGGTAACACCCTGGCCATCTACGTGGTGCTACGCTACGCCAAGATGAAGACCGtcaccaacatctatattctGAACCTGGCAGTCGCAGACGAACTCTACATCCTGGGACTTCCCTTCCTCACCACCCAG aACGTTCTCTCCTACTGGCCGTTCGGCTCCTTCCTGTGTCGCATGCTGATGACCGCTGACTCCATGAGCCAGTTCACCTCCATCTTCTGTCTGACCGTGATGTCTATCGACCGCTACCTGGCCGTGGTCCACCCCATACGGTCTACAAAATGGCGGCGACCGCGAGTGGCGAAGGTGGTGAGCGCCGCGGTGTGGGCGTTGTCGTTGGTGGTCGTCCTGCCCGTGGTCGTGTTCTCCGGCGTTCAGGACACGTTCAACTCGTGTAACATTAGCTGGCCGGAGCCGCAGGATGTCTGGTCGACCGTGTTTATCCTGTACACGGCTACGCTGGGTTTCTTCGGACCACTCCTGGTCATCTGTCTCTGCTACCTGCTCATCGTGGTtaag GTGAAGTCTTCAGGTGTGCGGGCGGGCTTCACCAAGCGCCGGCGGTCAGAGCGCAAGGTGACCCGTATGGTGGTGATCATCGTGGTGGTCTTCGTCCTCTGCTGGCTCCCCTtcttcatcatcaacatcatcaacctcatcatcatcatcccagaGTCCTCCGTGACCGCCGGCGTCTACTTCTTCTCTG TCATCCTGTCCTATGTTAACTCCTGTGCCAACCCTCTGCTCTATGGCTTCCTGTCAGACAACTTCAGACAGAGCTTCAGAAAG GTTCTGTGCGTGCGGAAGGCCAACGGCGTGGAGGATGGTGACCCCAGCGCCCCGAGGATGGAGAAAACTAGAGAGACGACTAGAGACGACTCCTTCCTGTCGCCTAGGAACCACGATGGACACAGCGGGCACACACCACAGAATAGCCAG